The following are encoded in a window of Fibrobacter sp. UWR4 genomic DNA:
- a CDS encoding metallophosphoesterase: MKRTLYIGDVHGCADELERIVDAFGFVRGTDTLYQTGDIINKGPDMLRALKFIQDNGILAVRGNHEEHLIRMMATDESEWTEKQRARFAKLPLEDWRYILDEVKTWPLWRDTPHALLVHAGLEPGKTRLEDMDPKVILSIRDWDGKPWFEQVKWEKTVVFGHWAKMGFVDKRPGFIGLDSGCVYGKRLTAWCPEEDKFYEVPAARIYSPVKDKAKTAIDAPCMVPGDKLPENERPKDFADIKARIASGDIAIADDSPEAQKIRKASPSITAEWSGY, from the coding sequence ATGAAGCGCACTCTTTATATCGGGGACGTTCACGGCTGCGCCGACGAACTGGAACGCATCGTTGACGCATTCGGATTCGTTCGCGGTACAGACACTCTGTACCAGACAGGAGACATCATCAACAAAGGCCCCGACATGCTTCGCGCCCTGAAGTTTATTCAGGACAACGGAATCCTTGCAGTTCGAGGCAATCACGAGGAACATCTGATCCGCATGATGGCCACCGACGAAAGCGAATGGACCGAAAAGCAGCGAGCCCGATTTGCAAAGCTTCCCCTGGAAGATTGGCGCTACATTCTGGACGAAGTCAAGACCTGGCCCCTCTGGCGCGACACGCCCCACGCCCTGCTGGTTCACGCAGGCCTGGAACCCGGCAAGACCCGCCTGGAAGACATGGACCCCAAGGTCATTCTCTCCATTCGTGACTGGGATGGAAAACCCTGGTTTGAACAAGTGAAGTGGGAAAAGACCGTGGTCTTTGGACATTGGGCCAAGATGGGTTTTGTAGACAAGCGTCCTGGCTTTATCGGACTGGATTCCGGCTGCGTCTACGGCAAGAGACTTACAGCCTGGTGTCCGGAAGAAGACAAGTTCTACGAAGTTCCAGCCGCTCGAATCTACTCCCCCGTCAAGGATAAGGCAAAGACCGCTATTGACGCCCCCTGTATGGTCCCCGGCGACAAGCTTCCGGAAAACGAGCGTCCTAAGGATTTCGCAGACATCAAGGCAAGAATTGCAAGTGGCGACATCGCCATCGCGGACGACTCTCCCGAAGCACAAAAAATCCGTAAGGCCAGTCCCAGCATCACCGCCGAGTGGAGCGGGTATTAA
- the dnaB gene encoding replicative DNA helicase, with product MPDFDNQQNQYEGRQVPMDLDAERCLLGGILRDPEVMGEAIMIIKDESFFYLEAHQIIWTALCNLNKAVTPIDLVTLASELETMGKLSLVGGREYLFTLMETVASSANVTWHIELLRKKTTLRKLIKMSSGIIKNAMDPAAAPDEVLQDAEKVMFAIADDQVRDSLKSIDQFVSPLLQRLNERKDGITGIRTGITELDELTNGLQRSDLIILAARPGVGKTSFALTIAANAAINYNQNVAFFSLEMDGVQLAQRLLCSQAQIDQSKLRNGYLNAEEKRRLIAAVTPINQAPLYVDDNADLGIMELMSKARQLKRKGKLDLLIIDYLQLMKTGKEENRAVAIGAISRGLKILAKEMQIPVIALAQLSRKVEEKGRERPQLSDLRESGSIEQDADMVWFVERKFVQTHKEEDKHSAELIVAKHRNGSVKDIPMTFIPEYTTFYDYTPEDGYGSEGDGGEYNFAEDGPGGADFG from the coding sequence ATGCCAGATTTTGATAACCAGCAGAACCAGTATGAAGGCCGTCAGGTCCCCATGGACCTGGACGCGGAACGCTGTCTTTTAGGCGGCATTCTTCGTGATCCCGAAGTGATGGGCGAAGCCATCATGATTATTAAGGACGAGTCGTTCTTCTACCTGGAAGCGCACCAGATTATTTGGACTGCCCTCTGTAATTTGAATAAGGCAGTGACCCCCATTGACTTGGTTACTTTGGCTTCTGAATTGGAAACCATGGGTAAACTTAGCCTGGTAGGCGGTCGTGAATACCTATTTACCCTTATGGAAACGGTGGCTTCTTCTGCTAATGTGACCTGGCATATTGAACTTCTGCGAAAGAAGACCACCCTCCGTAAGCTGATCAAGATGTCCTCTGGCATTATCAAGAATGCGATGGATCCTGCTGCGGCTCCGGACGAAGTGCTCCAGGATGCGGAAAAGGTCATGTTCGCTATTGCGGATGACCAGGTCCGCGACTCCCTCAAGTCCATTGACCAGTTTGTGTCCCCCCTTCTTCAGCGCCTGAATGAACGCAAGGATGGTATTACCGGTATCCGTACGGGTATTACCGAACTGGATGAATTGACTAACGGCCTCCAGCGTTCCGACCTTATTATCCTGGCTGCTCGTCCTGGTGTGGGTAAAACATCTTTCGCCCTGACCATTGCGGCAAACGCAGCCATCAACTACAATCAGAATGTGGCTTTCTTTAGCCTGGAAATGGACGGTGTGCAGCTGGCCCAGCGTCTTCTGTGCTCCCAGGCCCAGATTGACCAGAGTAAACTTCGTAACGGCTACCTGAATGCCGAAGAAAAGCGCCGACTGATTGCCGCGGTCACCCCTATCAACCAGGCTCCTCTGTATGTGGATGATAATGCCGACCTTGGCATTATGGAACTGATGAGCAAGGCCCGCCAGCTGAAGCGTAAGGGCAAGCTGGACCTTCTGATCATTGACTACCTGCAGTTGATGAAGACTGGCAAGGAAGAAAACCGTGCCGTGGCCATTGGTGCTATTTCCCGTGGCCTTAAGATTCTGGCCAAGGAAATGCAGATTCCTGTGATTGCCCTGGCTCAGCTCTCCCGTAAGGTGGAAGAAAAGGGCCGTGAACGTCCCCAGCTTTCAGACCTTCGTGAATCCGGTTCTATCGAACAGGATGCCGACATGGTGTGGTTTGTGGAACGTAAGTTTGTCCAGACCCATAAGGAAGAAGACAAACATTCCGCAGAACTGATTGTGGCAAAACACCGTAACGGTTCCGTGAAGGATATTCCTATGACCTTCATTCCGGAATACACCACCTTCTACGATTATACTCCTGAAGACGGCTATGGTTCCGAGGGGGATGGCGGTGAATACAATTTTGCTGAGGATGGTCCCGGCGGTGCAGACTTTGGTTAA
- a CDS encoding phosphatase → MNNKLIATVDIGSHSCIMLIAAFEDAPNPPSPAPNQEATTESADAAEPAIAPAPRQILVPKLQKVEVCRLGEDIYETGSISEKRIEELTRIMTKFRMDLHALGADLKAAAATEAMRKAENSEVVLDAIEKALWVRPQIISGEQEGKLTFRSVREWHGKDIVTLDIGGGSTELSNGETTFSIPVGALKMFKEMGPIPGPEYKKFVKEAFKDVSFKGMTKKQVYLIGGTGTALAMVYLNKQVFDYKAIEGLELTIRDLDAVTTRITNLSKELRAMLPGLENGRHDVIICGLFWLKSLLEKLRVESFRISTAGLRFGLLYPPEAEPEEKPKAKRIPPWMKKAET, encoded by the coding sequence ATGAACAATAAGCTCATCGCCACCGTGGACATTGGAAGCCATAGCTGCATCATGCTGATTGCAGCTTTCGAAGACGCACCCAATCCACCCTCCCCTGCCCCAAATCAGGAAGCAACGACCGAATCCGCCGATGCTGCGGAACCCGCTATTGCACCAGCCCCCCGCCAGATCCTCGTCCCGAAACTTCAGAAAGTTGAGGTTTGCCGTCTGGGCGAAGACATTTACGAGACAGGTTCCATCAGCGAGAAGCGCATCGAGGAACTGACCCGCATTATGACCAAGTTCCGCATGGATCTTCACGCACTGGGCGCCGACCTGAAGGCTGCCGCCGCTACGGAAGCCATGCGCAAGGCGGAAAACTCCGAAGTAGTTCTTGACGCTATCGAGAAAGCCCTCTGGGTTCGCCCCCAGATCATCTCCGGCGAACAGGAAGGCAAGCTGACCTTCCGTTCCGTCCGCGAATGGCACGGCAAGGACATTGTCACTCTGGACATTGGCGGCGGATCTACGGAACTTTCCAATGGGGAAACAACCTTCTCCATTCCGGTGGGCGCCCTGAAGATGTTCAAGGAAATGGGTCCCATCCCCGGTCCCGAATACAAGAAGTTTGTAAAGGAAGCCTTTAAGGACGTTTCCTTCAAGGGCATGACCAAGAAACAGGTCTACCTCATTGGCGGTACAGGCACAGCCCTCGCCATGGTCTACCTGAACAAGCAGGTCTTTGACTACAAGGCCATCGAAGGCCTGGAACTGACCATCCGTGATCTGGATGCAGTTACCACCCGCATTACCAATCTTTCCAAGGAATTGCGAGCCATGTTGCCCGGCCTGGAAAACGGCCGTCACGACGTCATTATCTGCGGGCTGTTCTGGCTCAAGTCCCTTCTGGAAAAACTCCGTGTGGAATCCTTCCGCATCAGTACCGCCGGTCTGCGTTTTGGTTTACTCTATCCCCCAGAGGCTGAACCCGAGGAAAAACCCAAGGCAAAACGAATCCCGCCCTGGATGAAAAAAGCGGAAACTTGA
- a CDS encoding ABC transporter ATP-binding protein translates to MPNVKIDPNDIAIRLKGLKKSFGPQNVLCDVNLDIRRGETMVIIGKSGGGKSVILKHMIGLLQPDGGEVTVDGVTISTPKFFDTHTIRRKMGMLFQMGALFDSMNTGENIAFALREHHPELTEKQIQDVVTEKLQMINLVPEFRTKMPSELSGGMRKRVALARAIALNPEILLYDEPTTGLDPITSDVINDLILDMQSKLGVTSVVVTHDMVSAFKVADRIAMLYNGRIIEVGTVDEIKNTSNPYVHQFITGQRKISVDE, encoded by the coding sequence ATGCCAAACGTAAAGATTGACCCAAACGATATTGCCATTCGCCTGAAGGGCCTGAAGAAGTCCTTCGGTCCCCAGAATGTTCTTTGCGATGTGAACTTGGATATTCGCCGTGGCGAGACCATGGTGATTATTGGTAAGTCCGGTGGCGGTAAGTCCGTGATCCTGAAACATATGATCGGACTTCTTCAGCCGGATGGTGGCGAGGTGACCGTGGATGGCGTGACTATCAGTACCCCGAAGTTCTTTGATACTCATACCATCCGTAGAAAGATGGGTATGCTGTTCCAGATGGGCGCTCTGTTCGACTCCATGAACACTGGCGAAAATATCGCTTTTGCCCTCCGTGAACATCATCCGGAACTGACGGAAAAGCAGATCCAGGATGTGGTGACTGAAAAACTCCAGATGATCAACCTGGTTCCGGAGTTCCGCACCAAGATGCCCTCTGAACTTTCCGGTGGTATGCGTAAACGTGTGGCCCTTGCCCGTGCAATCGCTCTAAATCCCGAAATTTTGCTGTACGATGAACCCACTACCGGTCTGGATCCCATTACCAGTGACGTGATTAACGACCTGATTCTGGATATGCAGAGCAAGCTTGGGGTGACATCTGTGGTGGTGACCCATGATATGGTGAGTGCGTTTAAGGTAGCGGACCGTATTGCCATGCTTTACAATGGACGTATCATTGAAGTGGGCACTGTGGATGAAATCAAGAATACGAGCAACCCGTATGTGCATCAGTTTATTACGGGTCAGCGTAAAATTTCGGTGGATGAATAA
- a CDS encoding acyltransferase, giving the protein MDHSAKISRIFEFDIIRVLAMFWVVTYHFGCEYSFGPFSPIVNFFCVTPNFDFGNVAVTMFLVLSGALLYRKYGNGNVGGLPAFYFKRAKAIYPPFWILNLYVLLAMVRHWISDGSPFFAGNPLKLLLTFSGVDGYLKLFDYESYYFCGEWFVAAIILLYLLFPFLAWAYKKNRVALLVVLGFSYGLQFVWPNSWLWDISVFPATLMLKFVLGFLLMDLLPRLRSPSVKWVSLVVFLGLSLVMLPVGIIKNDLLGSVAGIAVFLGVLNFGGRVKESSLVWKTVQKLAPLTYCVFLIQHIAIVWLQMAFVKALGRPAVEFSAPLCLAILAATLGVILVAAYVLKLVSDKVVKFAESKFLS; this is encoded by the coding sequence ATGGATCATTCCGCAAAGATATCCCGCATATTTGAATTTGATATCATCCGTGTGCTTGCCATGTTCTGGGTGGTGACTTACCACTTTGGTTGCGAGTATAGCTTCGGACCTTTTTCTCCCATAGTCAATTTTTTCTGCGTAACGCCCAATTTTGATTTTGGCAATGTTGCCGTTACCATGTTCCTGGTGCTTTCCGGTGCGTTACTTTATCGAAAGTACGGGAACGGCAATGTGGGCGGTCTGCCTGCCTTCTATTTTAAGCGGGCGAAGGCGATTTATCCTCCTTTCTGGATTTTGAATTTGTATGTGCTGCTTGCCATGGTGCGACACTGGATTTCTGATGGTTCTCCCTTTTTTGCCGGAAACCCACTGAAATTGCTGCTGACTTTTTCCGGTGTCGACGGATATCTGAAACTGTTTGACTACGAGTCCTACTATTTCTGTGGTGAATGGTTTGTGGCGGCCATTATCTTGCTTTATCTGCTGTTCCCGTTCCTTGCCTGGGCTTACAAGAAGAATAGGGTTGCTTTACTTGTGGTGCTGGGCTTCAGCTATGGTTTGCAATTTGTTTGGCCCAACAGTTGGCTATGGGACATTAGTGTTTTTCCCGCCACTTTGATGTTAAAGTTCGTTCTGGGATTTCTGCTGATGGATTTGTTGCCCAGGTTGCGTTCCCCTTCAGTCAAGTGGGTTTCCTTGGTGGTGTTTCTTGGACTGAGCCTTGTTATGCTTCCTGTTGGAATCATTAAGAATGACTTGCTTGGTTCCGTTGCAGGAATTGCCGTTTTTCTTGGGGTGTTGAATTTTGGCGGACGTGTCAAGGAGTCCTCACTGGTGTGGAAAACTGTGCAGAAACTGGCGCCTTTGACTTATTGCGTTTTCTTGATTCAGCATATCGCCATCGTGTGGCTGCAAATGGCTTTTGTAAAGGCCCTGGGTCGTCCCGCCGTGGAATTTAGTGCTCCGCTTTGCCTAGCGATTCTTGCCGCGACTTTGGGTGTAATTCTGGTGGCCGCATACGTATTGAAGTTGGTTTCCGATAAGGTTGTGAAATTTGCCGAGAGCAAATTTCTATCTTGA
- the cmk gene encoding (d)CMP kinase: MSNSENFVIALDGGSGTGKSTTAKIIAKKLNITYLDTGSMYRAVTFAALEKGIPAEEGPAMDELLKNLKLSFDSENHILIDGVSYESDIRGMRVSSNVSIYCALPSVRRAMTEKQREIGATSSCILDGRDIGTVVFPNAKYKFFLVTDVKVRAERRYKELLERGEQVTLEAVLQNLVERDRLDSSRATAPLKKADDAIEIDTTQTSIEQQVQKILDYVGVVA, encoded by the coding sequence ATGAGTAATTCTGAAAACTTTGTGATCGCCCTGGATGGCGGTAGCGGTACCGGTAAGAGCACAACGGCAAAGATTATTGCCAAGAAGCTTAATATTACCTACCTGGATACCGGTTCCATGTACCGTGCAGTGACTTTTGCCGCTCTTGAAAAGGGTATCCCGGCCGAAGAAGGTCCTGCCATGGACGAATTGCTCAAGAACCTCAAGCTTAGCTTTGATTCTGAAAACCATATCCTCATTGACGGTGTTTCCTACGAATCCGATATTCGTGGTATGCGTGTCTCCAGCAATGTGAGCATCTACTGCGCCCTGCCGTCCGTCCGCCGTGCCATGACTGAAAAGCAGCGTGAAATCGGCGCCACCTCCAGTTGCATCCTGGATGGTCGTGATATTGGAACCGTGGTTTTCCCCAATGCCAAGTACAAGTTTTTCCTGGTCACCGATGTAAAGGTCCGTGCGGAACGCCGCTATAAGGAACTTCTCGAACGCGGTGAACAGGTGACTCTGGAGGCCGTACTTCAGAACCTGGTCGAACGTGACCGTCTGGATTCCTCCCGAGCAACGGCCCCCCTCAAGAAGGCCGACGACGCTATTGAAATTGACACTACACAAACCTCAATTGAACAACAGGTTCAAAAAATTCTCGACTACGTAGGTGTAGTGGCGTAG
- a CDS encoding ABC transporter permease codes for MSFILRPISWIGEIIFTGISGVGEVICILLNTLKQLRYIHKNPNLIVKQMISVGVSSLPLLFVTSIFTGMVATVCAEFEFHNLVADKFVGTAACKMVLIELGPLLTAIVLSGRVGSAIAAELGSMKEKEELAAYTVLGLEPYRYLALPRFVAFVTMIPCLTIISNALALIGGWIVCVLGLDITTYTYTTGMQYLFDPMDLWSGVLKSFVFGTLIFLLGYYHGVNAKAGARGVGLATMSVVVSCCLMILISDFIVDAVLFF; via the coding sequence ATGTCTTTTATTCTACGCCCTATTTCCTGGATTGGTGAAATTATCTTCACCGGTATTTCCGGTGTGGGCGAAGTGATCTGTATCCTCTTGAATACTTTGAAACAGCTGCGCTATATTCACAAGAATCCAAACCTGATCGTGAAGCAGATGATTTCTGTGGGTGTTTCCTCCCTACCTCTTCTGTTCGTCACTTCCATCTTTACGGGGATGGTGGCTACGGTTTGTGCTGAATTCGAATTTCACAATCTGGTTGCAGATAAATTTGTGGGAACGGCTGCCTGTAAGATGGTGCTTATTGAACTTGGCCCCCTGCTTACCGCGATTGTGCTTTCGGGACGTGTGGGAAGTGCCATTGCTGCTGAACTTGGCTCCATGAAGGAAAAGGAAGAACTGGCTGCCTATACGGTGCTGGGACTGGAACCCTATCGCTATCTGGCTTTGCCCCGTTTTGTCGCTTTCGTGACCATGATTCCTTGCCTGACCATTATTTCCAATGCCCTTGCCCTTATTGGAGGCTGGATTGTATGCGTCCTGGGATTGGATATTACCACATATACTTATACAACCGGCATGCAGTACCTGTTTGACCCTATGGACCTGTGGTCCGGGGTTCTTAAGTCCTTCGTGTTCGGTACGTTGATTTTCCTGCTGGGATACTATCATGGCGTCAACGCCAAGGCTGGTGCACGCGGTGTGGGCCTTGCGACCATGAGCGTGGTGGTGTCCTGCTGCTTGATGATTTTGATTTCGGACTTTATCGTAGACGCAGTTCTATTCTTCTAG
- a CDS encoding pseudouridine synthase, with amino-acid sequence MRINKFISLCGIASRRAAEALIEDGKVMVNGEVIRDLGHQVDEDKDQVMVDGKKARLPKKTTTIMFHKPAGCVCTKDDPQGRQTVYDFLPPGYHSLKYVGRLDLQSRGLLLFTDDGELLHRLTHPSFEIPRSYYVWTDRPLSEHACQRLVDGVDIREEGSDQEEIAFATDIYLENGFAELVLIEGKNREIRRMMRAVGYEIRDLKRVSYCRMTLGDLPAGEYRELTADEMNKLRQAVHI; translated from the coding sequence ATGCGCATCAATAAGTTCATCTCCCTCTGTGGAATCGCAAGCCGTCGCGCAGCAGAAGCACTGATCGAAGACGGCAAGGTCATGGTCAACGGCGAAGTCATTCGAGACTTGGGCCACCAGGTTGACGAAGACAAGGACCAGGTCATGGTAGACGGCAAGAAGGCTCGTCTCCCCAAGAAGACCACCACCATCATGTTCCACAAGCCCGCAGGCTGTGTATGCACCAAGGACGACCCCCAGGGTCGCCAGACAGTGTATGATTTTCTGCCGCCGGGATACCATAGCTTGAAATACGTAGGCCGTCTGGACTTGCAGAGCCGCGGTCTCTTGCTATTTACCGACGACGGGGAACTACTCCACCGCCTCACCCACCCCAGCTTTGAAATTCCCCGTAGCTATTACGTGTGGACCGACCGTCCCCTCAGCGAGCACGCCTGCCAGCGCCTGGTAGATGGCGTCGACATTCGTGAGGAAGGTTCGGACCAGGAAGAAATCGCTTTCGCTACGGACATCTATCTGGAAAATGGCTTTGCGGAACTTGTCCTGATTGAAGGAAAGAACCGCGAAATCCGTCGTATGATGAGAGCCGTAGGTTACGAAATTCGCGACCTGAAGCGCGTCAGCTATTGCCGCATGACCTTGGGAGATCTCCCCGCAGGTGAATACCGCGAACTGACCGCCGACGAAATGAACAAACTCCGTCAGGCAGTCCACATCTAG
- a CDS encoding phosphopantothenate--cysteine ligase family flavoprotein, whose translation MNLSGKHILLGVSGGIAAYKSCELLRLLQKKGAEVRVCMTEAATQFVAPLTFASLSKCPVYLKNGAAEARPFQHIDFPRWADLYLVVPATANVIGKFAFGIADDPVSLCFMSCDCERFVAPAMNVAMYNSPAVKRNLEMLRGFEHTHVLESPAGFLACGEVGQGRLLEPAQIVEYLENYELLSTNYEKKNGTGTVPVSEAQGFLEETALQDLPAYARSEAAPRRVLITAGRTEEAIDPVRYISNRSSGKTAVALSAVFLANGYDVEVVAGPMEAQFPGGVRVAKVRSACDMHDAVMERLASADVVIHCAAVADYRPAKPANEKIKDSRSQLTIELVPNPNILRGCAAARKEGRAKPGQVLIGFALETDHFEEHAAEKFEKSGADALLLNAPVAADSGFGRDNVRYSLVEHGKPIPPLTMGSKVSLAETILRFCADRGLNG comes from the coding sequence ATGAATCTTTCTGGTAAGCACATCCTTCTTGGCGTTTCTGGTGGAATTGCCGCCTACAAGTCTTGCGAACTTTTGCGTCTGCTGCAAAAGAAGGGCGCTGAGGTGCGCGTGTGCATGACGGAAGCGGCGACGCAGTTTGTGGCGCCTCTGACTTTCGCCAGCCTGAGCAAGTGCCCGGTGTACCTGAAGAATGGAGCCGCCGAGGCGCGCCCCTTCCAGCATATTGATTTTCCCCGTTGGGCGGATTTGTACCTGGTGGTGCCCGCTACCGCCAATGTGATAGGCAAGTTTGCCTTCGGTATTGCCGACGATCCAGTAAGCCTTTGCTTCATGAGTTGTGATTGCGAACGTTTTGTTGCTCCGGCAATGAATGTGGCCATGTACAATTCCCCTGCAGTAAAACGCAATCTTGAAATGCTTCGCGGATTTGAGCACACTCATGTGCTAGAATCTCCTGCAGGCTTTTTGGCCTGTGGCGAAGTGGGGCAGGGAAGGCTCTTGGAGCCTGCGCAGATTGTGGAATACTTAGAGAATTATGAATTACTAAGTACGAATTACGAGAAGAAAAATGGGACGGGTACAGTTCCTGTTTCCGAGGCGCAAGGATTCCTTGAAGAAACTGCTTTGCAGGACTTGCCTGCGTATGCTCGGAGCGAAGCCGCGCCCCGTAGAGTGCTGATTACTGCAGGCCGTACCGAAGAAGCTATCGACCCGGTCCGCTACATTTCCAATCGTAGTAGCGGCAAAACTGCGGTTGCACTGTCCGCAGTTTTCCTCGCCAACGGCTACGATGTTGAAGTTGTTGCAGGCCCCATGGAAGCCCAGTTCCCGGGTGGCGTAAGGGTCGCCAAGGTTCGTAGCGCCTGTGACATGCACGATGCTGTTATGGAACGCTTGGCTTCTGCGGATGTGGTCATCCACTGTGCTGCAGTCGCTGATTACCGTCCTGCAAAACCCGCCAACGAAAAAATTAAGGACAGCCGCAGTCAATTGACAATCGAGCTTGTTCCCAATCCTAATATTCTGAGAGGTTGTGCCGCTGCCCGTAAGGAGGGACGTGCAAAGCCTGGTCAGGTGCTTATCGGTTTTGCTCTGGAAACGGATCATTTCGAGGAGCATGCTGCCGAAAAATTTGAAAAGTCCGGTGCAGATGCCCTGCTGCTGAATGCTCCCGTGGCTGCCGATAGCGGGTTTGGACGTGATAACGTGCGCTACTCCCTGGTGGAACATGGCAAGCCTATTCCCCCGCTGACTATGGGCAGTAAGGTTTCCCTGGCAGAAACCATCCTTCGTTTTTGTGCTGATAGAGGTTTGAATGGCTGA
- the rpsA gene encoding 30S ribosomal protein S1, translated as MANNLKFGSQADLDEILAAEAECGADFRKANADVYAGMGCLEQGKLVTGKISQVNEQEVLVDVNYKSEGVIDRAEFKDSDSLELGSEIEVFVEKLEDEDGRLILSKQKADFVRVWDRIHAAFENNEVVKGTLTKRIKGGVVVDLFGIDAFLPGSQIDLRQIPDINALIGQDFDLKVIKVNKARRNIVVSRRVVLEEERNKQRGDVLETLEKNQVRKGIVKNITDFGAFIDLGGVDGLLHITDMSYKRINHPTEMVQLGQEVEVMVLDFNDKKERISLGMKQLKPHPWKDIAERYPEGAIVKGKVVSITDYGAFIELDSGVEGLIHVSEMSWTQHVKHPSKILAVGQEVEAVVLKVEEEAERISLGMKQLESDPWDSIETELPPGARVVGEIRNIASFGAFVEIKEGVDGLIHVSDMSWTKKITHPNEMVKKGDKVECVVLAVDKEKRRISLSMKHLTEDPWDSIDSTYPVNAEVKGKIVRMLDRGVVVELAEGIEGFVPVSKLTAEYIKVPADAFKVGDEVPAVVTEIDQNNRKIFLSVVDYFKNRESAELKAWMDSHKPGENGTTIGDAAPKAKKSAKKEA; from the coding sequence ATGGCAAATAATCTCAAATTCGGTTCTCAGGCAGATCTCGACGAAATCCTTGCAGCAGAAGCTGAATGCGGCGCTGACTTCCGCAAGGCTAACGCTGACGTGTATGCAGGCATGGGCTGCCTCGAACAGGGCAAGCTCGTTACTGGTAAGATCAGCCAGGTTAACGAACAGGAAGTTCTCGTTGACGTCAACTACAAGTCCGAAGGCGTGATCGATCGCGCAGAATTCAAGGACTCTGACTCTCTCGAACTGGGTTCCGAAATCGAAGTTTTTGTTGAAAAGCTCGAAGATGAAGACGGCCGTCTCATCCTCTCCAAGCAGAAGGCTGACTTCGTTCGCGTATGGGATCGCATCCATGCTGCATTCGAAAACAACGAAGTTGTCAAGGGTACCCTCACCAAGCGTATCAAGGGCGGCGTAGTTGTCGACCTGTTCGGTATTGACGCCTTCCTCCCGGGTTCTCAGATCGACCTCCGTCAGATCCCGGACATCAACGCTCTCATCGGCCAGGATTTCGACCTCAAGGTTATCAAGGTCAACAAGGCTCGTCGCAACATCGTCGTTTCTCGCCGTGTTGTTCTCGAAGAAGAACGCAACAAGCAGCGTGGCGACGTTCTCGAAACCCTCGAAAAGAATCAGGTTCGCAAGGGTATCGTCAAGAACATTACCGACTTCGGTGCATTCATTGACCTGGGCGGCGTAGATGGCCTCCTCCACATCACCGACATGAGCTACAAGCGTATCAACCACCCGACCGAAATGGTTCAGCTGGGTCAGGAAGTCGAAGTTATGGTTCTCGACTTCAACGACAAGAAGGAACGCATCTCTCTCGGCATGAAGCAGCTTAAGCCGCATCCGTGGAAGGACATCGCTGAACGTTACCCCGAAGGCGCAATCGTTAAGGGTAAGGTTGTTTCCATCACCGATTACGGTGCATTCATCGAACTGGATTCTGGCGTTGAAGGCCTCATTCACGTTTCTGAAATGTCCTGGACTCAGCACGTCAAGCACCCGTCCAAGATCCTCGCTGTTGGTCAGGAAGTTGAAGCTGTCGTTCTCAAGGTCGAAGAAGAAGCTGAACGCATCTCTCTCGGCATGAAGCAGCTCGAATCTGATCCGTGGGATTCTATCGAAACCGAACTTCCCCCGGGCGCACGCGTGGTTGGTGAAATCCGCAACATCGCTTCCTTCGGCGCATTCGTCGAAATCAAGGAAGGTGTTGATGGCCTCATCCACGTTTCCGACATGTCCTGGACCAAGAAGATCACCCATCCGAACGAAATGGTCAAGAAGGGTGACAAGGTTGAATGCGTCGTTCTCGCTGTCGATAAGGAAAAGCGTCGCATTTCTCTGTCCATGAAGCACCTCACCGAAGATCCGTGGGATTCCATCGATTCTACCTACCCGGTAAACGCAGAAGTCAAGGGCAAGATCGTTCGTATGCTTGACCGTGGCGTTGTTGTTGAACTGGCTGAAGGTATCGAAGGCTTCGTGCCCGTTTCCAAGCTCACCGCTGAATACATCAAGGTTCCTGCTGATGCATTCAAGGTTGGCGACGAAGTTCCGGCCGTTGTTACCGAAATCGATCAGAACAACCGCAAGATCTTCCTCTCTGTGGTCGACTACTTCAAGAATCGCGAATCCGCAGAACTGAAGGCTTGGATGGACTCTCATAAGCCGGGCGAAAACGGCACCACTATCGGTGACGCAGCTCCCAAGGCTAAGAAGTCCGCTAAGAAGGAAGCTTAA